TCCAGGCTGCCCGAGGCCAGGAGGGGCCATGGCGGGGTATAGCTGTCTGGTGCTGGGGCTCTTCTGCTGGGTCCTGCTTGCTGTTCCCGTGGGCCCCCAGCCTGCTCCCTCTGTCCCAGGGGCCCATCTCACCACTTTGACCCCGCCACCGCAGAGCGAGGCCTCTATGCTGTCTCTCAACCTGGGACTTAACTTCAAATTCCACCTTCGAGGACCCGCTGCTGCCTGGGGGAGCCCTGTCACGGAGACCCAGGCACTGTCTCCTGGGCCGAGCCGGGAGCCTGAGGAAGAGGTAGCCGGTGGGCTGAGGACTGACCCCCTTTGGGAACTGCTGGTGGGCTCTCTCGGGAACTCCCCCTCAGAGTGGGGCTCTGCCGAAGGCAGTTCTACTCCCTgggcctcctccctgcctctggaGCCCACATCCCTCCTCTCTGGGCCCACTGACCAGCCCACTGCTCCCTATCAGCCCAGGATGGGCACTGTGACCTGGGATACTGCTCTGACGGCTACAGCGCCTCCATCCAGTGCGCCCAGGCTCCATCAGAGCGAACTGGAGCTGAAGTTTGACGTGGCGCTGagagcaggtgcagcccccacgCTCGGGCATCGGACGCTGCCCCTGCTGCCTAGCCTGCGGGCCAGCCTGGCAGAAATTGCTGGGCGTCTGGGACCCTTTGGTGAGTACCCACCCCGCCTCCCAAGGAGAGCCCCTGCTGGGCAGTCTGGCAGGTGGGAGGAAGTTTCAGCCCAGGCTCCTTTTGCAGGGTTCTTTGGCACCACTCTGCCCCCACTCCGGAACTTATCAGGCCCAAACTTCCCAGGCCCAGTTACATCCCCAAGCTCTGCCTCTGGAGTTTCGGATTCTCCAGGTGAGTGTTTATTTCACTGCCAGagacatttatggagcacctctAAAGGCCAGCACCTCCTTTTTTCCTTGATTCAAGGGCAGCCGGCATTGCGTCTCCCAGGCCCTGGGACACTAGCCCCTGCTCCCATGGGGAAATGCCCTCTTTGCCATACTGCCTCTGGTTTGGTCCCTGTAGCTTAGCTCCTGGGATACATGTGGCTACAGTGTCTGGGACAGTGGCTCCCTTAGGTCAAGCTCTGAGAAAGGACAGGACTTTCTCCAAAGCCCCAGAGGCCAAGGCCACCTGGTAGGATGGCACTTGAGCCCTGTGTGCTTCCTTTGTAGGGTTCTTTGGCACCACTCTGTCCCTGCCCTCATCCACTCTGGAGGGAAAGCTCCCAAGTCCAAGGCCACTGGACCCAGCTGCCTCCCTAAGCTCTGCCTTGATTGCAACAGCATCACTAGGTAAGTGTCCAATTCCTGTGAACCTGACAATTATttaattgagcacttactacatgcAAGCCACTCAGGGGCATTCTAGGATCCTTTTATTTCATTGTCGTGGTCATAGAGGTGTATGTCAATAGTCTGAAAACAAGTGTTGCTGAAGACAGTTCCACAGAGCTGAGTGATGGTCCCGGGTGAGTTTCGCAGTCACAGGCAGGGCAGGAGAGAGACAAATGCATTGGGGCAAACGGGGCCCCGGAAGTCCTTCATGGTGTCCACAGCCTCAGCACGAGCCCCACCCTCCACTCCAGGCTGCCTGGCCCGTGCCCCACCCGCCCACTCCAACCTTGGGGTGCCCTCCTTTGCCGTCTGATCTGACCTGGCACGCTGTCAGATTTGGGCAGAGCTGGGCCCCTCATGGGGAAGATGCTGAAGAGGAGACCTTGAGCGGACAGATGCCATCCTTGTTCAAGGGAGCCTTTCGGAACATGCAGGTAGACAAGCCGGTGGTGCAGAGGAAAGGCTGGGGGCTCCAGTCTCTTGAGGCTCGGCTTCGGATCCCAATCCACATACTAACTGGCTGGTGACCTTGGACAGGCTACgtaacttctctgagcctaatTTGCTCAGATATCTAGGGGCTCATGATAGTGCCTGTTTTGTTATTGTACAGCTTCCAGATAATGTAAGCTCCTGGCATGAGGCTGGGCACAAAATATTCGCTCATTAAATAGTATCTGTTCACCTCGCTTCTTTCCCCAGTGTATCCCAGATACACTTCCAGATCCTACCTCTCAGACACCGCAACCGTGGCCCCCAAATGTGGTGGGGCCACGCATAACCCACAAGGCAGCGTGGTTGCTGCTTGGGGAGAGGTTCAAGGCCACGGCAGCCATGCTCAGGGTTAACTGTGGCTGGGACCCCTCGCAGTCACCCCACACCAGGATCTGGCTTAGCAGTGGAAACCATGGGTCCCTGAGCTTCTTCCAGCTCCAGACTTAACACAGCAGCTGACTGTCGCTTACTCCTGAAGGGTCACGGCACTCCCAGGCACGTGGGTGGGAGCCTGCCGTCCCCCTCTCCAGCCCAGTGTGTGGCTCTGCTGTGGAGTTGGGCGCAGGCGCTGTGGCCTCAGGGGAAGGATGCTGGCTGGCGGTCTGTCAGCCTTGGTGACAGCGCTAGCCAGGCAGGTTTAATGAGTCTGGACAGTGTCAGAGGCAGCCCAGCCGAGTGGTGGCCCCACCTTCCTTCCCCCCCCAACCATGGCTGCGGGAAGCCAGCCTCTTGGATAAACCCAGGAGGGTTGCAGGCCTCCTGGAGAGAAGGCCAGAGGGCCTTGTTCGTGCCAGTACTTTCTGTGGGGAATAGCGGCAAGCAGGTAGGGATAAAGAGAGTCTCTTTgagagttctcgctgtggcataACGGGATCAGTAGTATCtcgggagccctgggacacagggtcaatccccagccctggaacagtgggttaaggatccagcattgctgcaggtgtggcttgggtgACAACTGGGGCTtgaatctgacccctggcctgggaactccatatgccgaggggtggtactccccccaaaaaggaaaaaaagtctctctGTGTCTCGCTAGGAACTTTCTAACCTAGTTATAGTTAACCTTTGACCCTAGGATTTCTCTTGCATTAGGTCCCTTTTGCCTTGCACAGGGCTTGCCTTTGGCCAGGACATGCTGGCATGGTTGTGCGGGCCATTATCATATCAAAAGACATCCATACCAGTTGTTAAGGAGCCATGACCCTTAGCCCCTGAGCACCCCTCACTCCCTGACCACCTGGCTGGCAGCTGTTCCGATCCACCCAAAACGTtagttaaatatttcaaatgtcaCCCTTACAGAGAGCATCTATCCTCTGtgatcctgggggtgggggtggggagagggacaggGCCAGGCCCCCGGATGGGCTGTAGCTTCCTGCATCCAGAGGAGAGAGTGATTCCCTGCCCTTTGATCAGGGCAGCTCAACCTGAATCAACCCCGATTCTTCCTCAACCAGCTGCGGCCTCACCAGTTGCTCACGTTGACATCCCATCTCCTGTCTTGCCCCTGAGGTCAAGGGGGGTCCCAGGGCCAGAGCGGGACCACCTTGCAAGGGAGCCTGCGCAGAAGAGGATCCCAGGAAACCACTATCTTCTGGGCTCTTCTGGGGGAAGCTGAGAGCCCCTTCTGAGGAGGCCTTGAATGGGGACCCAGAGGGTGAGACCAAGCAGATCCTTCAGAAGCAGAACCGGGCCCttcttcacctgtcctcacccaTACCTGGCCTGGCCTGCCCCCTGGGAGCCATGCTCCTAGGCCCGAACTCTTTCCTCTGACACTTGAGCTGAGCCTGTGCTCtattttctgggttttattttattttttcttttgagggctgcgcctgcaacatatggaagttcccaggctaggggtccaattggagctacagctgccggccgatgccacagcctcagcaatgccagatccaagccttgtctgcaacctacaccacagctcacggcaacgctgggtcttcaacccactgagcgaggccaggggtggaacctgcatcctcatggatactcgtcgggttcgttactgctgaaccacaatggaaactcctagtttttattctttttctggcttcttaGGGATGTTGAAATTTGCTCTGGTTGCCTTAATGCTTTGGGACAGAGGTGAAAGATGGGGTTCCCTGGGGCCATCGAGTGAGAAGTGGTGCTGGAAGAGCGTGAGCAGACCTCTGAGAGCTGCACTTATTTGTGCAGTGAGCTCAGAGGAGGTGTGAGGGGCCACAGGCTGGTACAGGGGTCTCCCTGTCTCTCTGCACAGCCCACCAAAACCAAGGAAAGTCCAAGGAGACTCATGCACTTTGCAGAAGTGGGTGGGGCAAGGGCTTCTGAGGGGACCAAAACCCACCGGGTGAAGTGTGCATTTGATCCTGCTGACGTCAGACtgaccctgccccccacccccctccgcAAGCAGCAAGCAGTCGGTTTCCAGCTGAATGAGTCCTCATTTAATAGCTCACGGCTGCATCTCCAGGAGGTGTTTAGGGATGGTCAGTCCATCCAAATGGTGTTCTTTAAACAGCGTTCGCAGAATGAGACAATGCATTGAGGTTCACTCATTTGACTAATTATTGACTCTCTGAGCGAGTTTAGGATGTGCTGAAGGACAACAGCCTTTTGTGAGTTAAACCAAACAGTAGTTTGAGGCCCGAAATGGtcacactcacacagacacacaccagtGATGGATGGGTGATAAACATTAGCCCATGATGATGGAACCAACAACAGTGGTACATCAGATGCTTATTATGCACCAGGCTCTCCAAAGAGCTTTGCACACATCGGCCATTTATCCTCATAACAGCCCTGTGCAGTGATGCTCTTCCGCATTTCAGGCTTGAGGAATATGCTGGGACAGGAACCAGGGAACATGCTGCCATTTGCCGTAGGCAGCCTgctgtatatatgtaattttttggcagctccctctctgctctccccAGTTGCCCATTTAACctacctctcctctctctccagagCTGCTTTCTggccccttctctcctttcccttatTCCCAGGACTGCTGTGTTTTGCACAAGCTATAGCACTGCCTGGGGTGGGCGTGCTCCTGGGGTCTTCCTGTTTGTCCAGCCGAGGCAGTTGGGGCAGGCGTCTGGATGTCACAagatctcccccacccccgcctcatTCTCCATCTGTCTCCTGTGCACCTCCCTGTCCCCAGCTGGCTCCCCTGACTCTTCACCACCGTCTTTCTCCCCCCATCCTCCCCCGCAGCTGCAGTTCTGCTGAGCCTGCTAGGTGGGGTAGGGAGCTTCAGCCCGAAGCACTTTCCCCTGCTGCCTGGCCATGAGGAGAATCCTTGGGTCTAACTCTTTCTCACCCCTCTCTTGCTCCAGGAGAGTAGAATTAGGGATCTAGGGATCTAGTGatctcgaattggagctgcagctaccggcctacaccacagccgcagcatgtctgtgacctacaccacagctcacggcagctggatcctcaacccactgagcgaggccaggggtcgaacctgcatcctcatggatgctagtcagattcatttcccatgagccatgacgggagctccagagTTAGGGCTCCTAGTCCCCACATGCTCTTCCTTAACTTCTGTTTACCCTAAGGGATGTGGGGAGGATGTTAGAGCACAGGATGGGGCCGGGAGCCTGAATTAGCAACCCCAGAGCAACTGAGGGGCACACTCGCTAAGGTGGCATTTTTTTTATCCCACTCTGATCGCCCCAGCTGTTCTTTCTTGGGAGTTCAAGGATCGTTTTGAGCCTCAGGGGAGTCCATCTCAATGTAACCTTCTGTAAAAGAGGGTGAAAAccaaaggagtgtgtgtgtgtgtgtgtgtgtgtgtgtgtgtgtgttttaatggctgcacccacggcatatagaagtttcctggccaggtattgcatgtgggatcctttaatccactgtgccaggctgtggatcaaacctgcccctccACAGctacctgaactgctgcagttgtactttttttttttttgtctttttgccatttctcgggctgctcctgtggcatatggaggttcccaggctaggggtcaaatcagagctgtagccaccggcctacgccagagccacagcaatgcgggatccgagctgtgtcttcgacctacgctcatggcaacgccggatcgttaacccactgagcaagggcagggattgaacccgaaacctcatagttcctagtcggattcgttaaccactgcaccacgacgggaactcctgcagttgtacgcttaacccactgccacacagcaggaactccagagcctcTGGCCAATGGCTTTATGGTCGACCAGGGCCATGAGGATCAAGTCCAGTGAATAGGAAAGGTTGTGTTTTTCTCAGGGTactgggtgtgggtgggtgtgtgtgtgtatggggaggGGAGGTTAGCTTTTCCCGAAGAGGGAAGCAGGTGAAAAACGTCAGGGGctgagttcctatcgtggctcagcagaaacgaatctggctagtatccatgaggatgtaagttcgatccgtggcctcactcagtgggttaaggatccggtgttgccatgagctgtggtgtaggttgcagaccagctcggatctggcattactgttgtggctgtgtcgtaggtcagtggctatagctctgattcaacccctagcctgggaacctccatatgccgaggcaacggccctaaaaagacacaaaaaagtcAGGGAAGCTTCTTCTAGCACCAAGGTGGGAGTTGGGAGTCAGGTGTGCAAAACAAGAGGTAATCAAACTAGTATTACGAAGAGGATCTGAAATCAAGAGAAGGGGCTCAAACTGGTGCTCAGATCTGGAGTCTAGTTGCAGCTCAGCCAATCTgcaaccttgggcaaatcactttgCTTCTCCGCATAGCCTCAATGTCTTCATCTGACAAAAAAGaggattcatttattcaatgaatatcTGCTCAATGccaactctgtgccaggcaccgtttTAGGCCTGGGTATTCACATgtgagcaaagcaaaaaaaaaaaaaaaaaaaagaaagaaaaaaagaaaaagaaaaagaaaaaaagtcctcgTTCTTATGAAGCCTCCTTTCCTGGTGGGAGGATTGAACAGGAAGGGGCTTCTACAGTTCCTTCTAGCTGTAACATTCTGTGACTTAAGAAGACCTCTTTTCAGTGGAATCACAGGGTGACGAATAAAGCAGGGAGCTGGGGTGGATGGAGGAGCGGAGGGGGGATGAGAGCTGAAACTGCAGCAGGGAGGAGCTTGATGGCCCAGGGAAAGGTGAGGGGCTTCCAGGGCAGGGAGTCTCATACTTAAGACAAGTCCTTCCTGGATGCCATGAGGACTCCTCTGATTGGGATGCATGCTACTGACTGTGGGGTGGGCAAGCGGGAGGGCTGCGCGAATGCCTCAGACGAACGTTCTTTGCCCACAGactccaccacccccacctccggcCTGGGTGACCCCTCTCCTGCCAGCCTCGGGAACCTTTCTGTGCAACCAGAGTGTGGGCCGGGGTCCTGCAGCATCAGAGAACTGCCTGAACGCGAGGGCCAGCCTCCTGCGGCTCcactccctctcttcttcctgagTCTGGAGGCCGACTGGGAAGAGGCCAAAGCTCGCTGGGGTTTGGCCTGGGAGGCCCATGTGTACGGGGTAGGCGCGCTCTTCGGCCTGGTGGCCCTGTTGGCGCTGCTGGCCCTGGCCCTCTTGCCCTGGCGCTGCCCGCCTGGCGCCCCCTGTCTGGCGCTGCTGGACCTGCTCCTGCTCTCGGCCGGGACCACGCGGGCCTTCCCGCTCTTCTACGACGCCTACGGGCACCGCGATCGGCTGCCCGCGCTCGCCTGGCTGCTGCTGCAGGACCTCCCGCTGCCCTGCCTGGCCGCCGGCCTGGGCCTGGCCTGCTTGCTGCTGGCCCGGCCGCGCCCGCCGCGGTGTCCCGCCGGCCTGGCCGCGCTGCTGCTCCTGGGCCTGGGGTTGGCGGCCGCCGCCGCCCTCGGGAGCGCCGCCCACCGCCCGCTGCGGGCCCTGCGGCTGGCCTCCCGCGGGCTGCACGCCTTCCTCGCCGCGCTCCTTTCCGGGCTCCTGCTGGCGCTCTCCTGCTGGGGGGGTCGGCGGCGGCGAGCCGGAGCGCCCTTGGGAGTGGCCGGCTTCAAGGGCGCCACTCCTCTCCCGCAGGCGCGCAGCCCCTTCGGCCCGCGCGAGTCCTGGCGGCGCGCGGCGCGCACCGCCCCGGTGGCCGGCACCTTCGGACTGCTGAGCGGGGCCCTGCAGGGTTACGAGGTGCTGCACGCCCTGGGCTACGGCGGCCAACCTGGCCTCGAGGGGCC
This Phacochoerus africanus isolate WHEZ1 chromosome 16, ROS_Pafr_v1, whole genome shotgun sequence DNA region includes the following protein-coding sequences:
- the PRRT4 gene encoding proline-rich transmembrane protein 4 isoform X2, which produces MAGYSCLVLGLFCWVLLAVPVGPQPAPSVPGAHLTTLTPPPQSEASMLSLNLGLNFKFHLRGPAAAWGSPVTETQALSPGPSREPEEEVAGGLRTDPLWELLVGSLGNSPSEWGSAEGSSTPWASSLPLEPTSLLSGPTDQPTAPYQPRMGTVTWDTALTATAPPSSAPRLHQSELELKFDVALRAGAAPTLGHRTLPLLPSLRASLAEIAGRLGPFGFFGTTLPPLRNLSGPNFPGPVTSPSSASGVSDSPGFFGTTLSLPSSTLEGKLPSPRPLDPAASLSSALIATASLDSTTPTSGLGDPSPASLGNLSVQPECGPGSCSIRELPEREGQPPAAPLPLFFLSLEADWEEAKARWGLAWEAHVYGRLHRGLPPALPHQPAAQHRGGPLQRGPVGAWLLPGPCLRRSPAWAGPLPHRLAGGADQGRAQRQV
- the PRRT4 gene encoding proline-rich transmembrane protein 4 isoform X1 gives rise to the protein MAGYSCLVLGLFCWVLLAVPVGPQPAPSVPGAHLTTLTPPPQSEASMLSLNLGLNFKFHLRGPAAAWGSPVTETQALSPGPSREPEEEVAGGLRTDPLWELLVGSLGNSPSEWGSAEGSSTPWASSLPLEPTSLLSGPTDQPTAPYQPRMGTVTWDTALTATAPPSSAPRLHQSELELKFDVALRAGAAPTLGHRTLPLLPSLRASLAEIAGRLGPFGFFGTTLPPLRNLSGPNFPGPVTSPSSASGVSDSPGFFGTTLSLPSSTLEGKLPSPRPLDPAASLSSALIATASLDSTTPTSGLGDPSPASLGNLSVQPECGPGSCSIRELPEREGQPPAAPLPLFFLSLEADWEEAKARWGLAWEAHVYGVGALFGLVALLALLALALLPWRCPPGAPCLALLDLLLLSAGTTRAFPLFYDAYGHRDRLPALAWLLLQDLPLPCLAAGLGLACLLLARPRPPRCPAGLAALLLLGLGLAAAAALGSAAHRPLRALRLASRGLHAFLAALLSGLLLALSCWGGRRRRAGAPLGVAGFKGATPLPQARSPFGPRESWRRAARTAPVAGTFGLLSGALQGYEVLHALGYGGQPGLEGPWPWWAFQLGLRLGEVGVALPLALLGLYPALCSPRVPPRCWAKLFRLSPGHAAPLLPGGWVPGPPDKKPLGSAIARGDAELLQLCALAGPGPDLLFQGGGCGGFDGAAANPAPSPASSPCSDYTVDFRPPSPINLRRSIEEALCSEALLAPGFFQGPAFGEALPGLGLYRTASLGAQIRAGPSGRSEEALGSPVPPELPSPDAWPAGSSASSGSLCGLSRDSSSMLLCSSPDRPPRCPLVCVLSPPRPSGGSPSLPASGSYQALSPPSRDSPEPAPELRAQEALLQEQFLDACRQIDELSVGSDTIDL